The Candidatus Binatia bacterium genomic interval GCATCACTCGGGCGACTGTGCCTTGCCCGGTCAGATAGTGGCGAGACGTCCTGAGTTGGAACCCGGCCGTGGGGGAGGCTACTTCGTCAGCGAATAGGCCCGCTTGATCCAAGCACACAGCTCCGCGTCGACATCGGCCGGGTCTTCCAATTTGAACTCGACGTGATGGCGATTCGCGGACACCTGCTCGCTCCTGTGGACACGCGCGCTCTTCAGCGGGGCATCGAACACTAGGTTCAAGAGAATCCCGTAGGCACGCGGGTGAACCCCGGCGAAGGCCCGGCCATGCGTTAGGTGCAACGAGGTCTTCTTCTCTTCGACTTCAACCGGACCGAGCTTGCGGACAGCCGCCATGACCTTCGCGTACGTTGCCTGGCTTGCTGGTGTCTTGAGGATGGCGGGGTGGCGAACCATGCAGTCAGGGTATCAGATTGCCGAAAAGTCGGTGTTCGGTCCGGGGTCCCTCGTCGTTTCTCTCAGCTACAGCCCGCATCCCCTTGGCGCTCAACCTGGAGGAACGATGGTCACTCGGACCGGCCGCCTGGCCGCACTGGTCGCTTCCGTGCTCTTTACCCTGGTGGCTCCGTCCGCCGCGCGGGCCAGCTTGTCCCCCGGTGTCCGGTTGCGGTGGGTGGGCGAGCGCCCGAAGCCGGCGCAGGCCGGGCGCGAGTTCGTGGGCCAGCTCGAGGTCGCCTCGGCGTGGGCAGGGCAGGTCGAGAACTTCGAGCTCTCGGGCAAGGGCTGGACCGTCCGCGGCCTGGACGCTCCGGCGGTGATGTCTCTTTCCAAGGGGCAGCGCCGGGTGGTGACCTTCCGGGCGGTCCCGACCGATCCGGCGGAGCCGCTGACGATCCGCTACACGTGGGGTGAGCGGACCATCGAGAAGATCCTCCGGCTGGATGCCGCCTCGATCGAGCGGGCGTATCGCAAGAACCTCGTGCGCTTCAGCGACCGGGGTGGCCCCAGGCTCTCGGGGATGAGGCCGCCTTCGCAGCAGTCGGGGCAGCGCGCCACCACCACCGCGTTCCACTTTTCGGGCACGTTTCAGTACACGCGCGGGGACGGCACCATCCGCGGCGCGGATGGGATCAAGGTCGAGGTGGTCGATCAGGACGCTTTCGTCGACGAGGTGATCTGGTCGGGGTTCACCGACCTGAACGGCCACTTCGACGTCAACACCCTCTGGGACGACTGCGACATCTCCGGTTGCGACGACCCCGACATCTATCTCCAGATCACGGCGGAGACCGGCGTCGTGGGTGTGATGCAGGACATGATCTTCGGGGTTCCCTATGTGTGGGTGACGCCCGTCATCCCGGACTTCACCGGGAACAATGTCGATTTTGGCGTCATGCATCCGGACAACAACACCGACGAGGACGCGGCCGTCCACATCTTCAACA includes:
- a CDS encoding DUF5655 domain-containing protein, coding for MVRHPAILKTPASQATYAKVMAAVRKLGPVEVEEKKTSLHLTHGRAFAGVHPRAYGILLNLVFDAPLKSARVHRSEQVSANRHHVEFKLEDPADVDAELCAWIKRAYSLTK